One window of the Salinigranum rubrum genome contains the following:
- a CDS encoding S8 family serine peptidase — protein MTRNWLAVLVVATLIIALPASSVALAQESPSDAFDGTLSPQLADGEFDDAVRYDGLPSVYVTYDDGKNNSLATWAEGNTDRDIIAWDNESNRALVAASLSDLGLTRLQRTLGYGDGLASESYVEHMALNTQVGYAEPISVLDTADEYERPTYARVAAAMSTDATYDDFSGDGLAYSEDTEKSSMADVKAAVGADGLSVNGSGVRVAVIDSGLNAENMTGDPLYGDRLAAPKNTITNETGLDAVRDGNGHGSWVAGAIAADPDNTTEGEAYEGVAPGATVIPIKALSDEGSGSTQDIVEGIEHAQAENADIISMSLGSPMYNPTIAAEIDEFLANGGTAVIVAAGNSKSSPTAPLTRYISSPADAPGVIAVQATSTNNSTTAKVSYFGEVGPDNGLDASNGVTVDEAPDVAAPGMNVTAATLTDNGIRRNATLSGTSMSTPVVAGVGALMLEAQPSLENESESFRGYMMNTSARMPNAGVTETRAGLVNAENATSLTTTDEDQEDVRNDRAVARDLANRAYSGSSIVRVLTQWMPGMTVVASP, from the coding sequence ATGACACGCAACTGGCTCGCAGTCCTGGTAGTCGCAACGCTCATCATCGCCCTTCCAGCCTCGTCGGTCGCGCTCGCCCAAGAATCGCCGTCGGATGCGTTCGACGGCACGCTCTCGCCACAGCTCGCAGACGGCGAGTTTGATGACGCCGTCCGGTACGACGGTCTCCCGAGCGTCTACGTGACGTACGACGACGGCAAGAACAACTCCCTCGCCACGTGGGCCGAGGGGAACACCGACCGCGACATCATCGCGTGGGATAACGAGTCGAACCGCGCACTCGTCGCGGCCTCGCTGTCGGACCTCGGCCTCACACGCCTACAGCGGACGCTCGGCTACGGTGACGGGCTCGCGTCCGAGAGCTACGTCGAGCACATGGCGCTGAACACGCAGGTCGGGTACGCCGAGCCGATCTCCGTGCTCGACACGGCCGACGAGTATGAACGACCCACGTACGCGCGTGTGGCCGCGGCGATGTCGACCGACGCGACGTACGACGACTTCTCGGGCGACGGACTCGCCTACTCGGAGGACACCGAGAAGTCGAGCATGGCCGACGTCAAGGCCGCGGTCGGCGCTGACGGACTCTCGGTCAACGGCTCTGGCGTCCGGGTCGCGGTCATCGACTCGGGGCTGAACGCCGAGAACATGACCGGCGACCCGCTGTACGGTGACCGACTCGCCGCTCCGAAGAACACCATCACGAACGAGACGGGCCTCGACGCCGTCCGTGACGGTAACGGACACGGGTCGTGGGTCGCGGGCGCGATTGCCGCGGATCCGGACAACACGACCGAGGGCGAAGCGTACGAGGGCGTCGCCCCGGGAGCGACCGTCATCCCCATCAAGGCCCTCTCTGACGAGGGCTCAGGGAGCACGCAGGACATCGTCGAAGGTATCGAGCACGCCCAAGCCGAGAACGCCGACATCATCTCGATGTCGCTCGGCAGTCCGATGTACAACCCGACAATCGCCGCGGAGATCGACGAGTTCCTCGCGAACGGTGGAACAGCCGTCATCGTCGCTGCAGGCAACTCCAAGTCGAGCCCGACCGCGCCCTTGACGCGGTACATCTCCTCGCCCGCGGACGCCCCCGGCGTGATCGCGGTGCAAGCAACGTCGACGAACAACTCGACGACGGCGAAAGTATCGTACTTCGGTGAAGTCGGGCCGGATAACGGCCTCGACGCCTCGAACGGCGTGACGGTCGACGAAGCGCCCGACGTGGCCGCGCCCGGCATGAACGTCACGGCCGCGACGCTCACCGATAACGGCATCCGGCGGAACGCGACGCTCTCGGGGACGTCGATGTCGACACCCGTGGTTGCGGGGGTCGGAGCGTTGATGCTCGAGGCGCAACCCTCCCTTGAAAACGAGTCCGAGTCGTTCCGCGGCTACATGATGAACACCTCGGCCCGGATGCCGAACGCGGGCGTGACCGAAACGCGGGCCGGACTTGTCAACGCCGAGAACGCGACCTCGCTGACGACGACCGACGAAGACCAGGAGGACGTCCGGAACGACCGCGCGGTCGCCCGGGACTTGGCGAACAGAGCGTACAGCGGGTCCAGCATCGTCCGTGTGCTCACACAGTGGATGCCGGGCATGACGGTGGTGGCGTCGCCGTGA
- a CDS encoding ParA family protein, which yields MDTEPRAVSLVVLKGGVGKSTTSINLVRELANRGHDALLVDLDPNGHSTTSLGLGEVFYADEHIGDVLLDSGDADPSDVIVDSGYEFDVLPSNDQIEDVEQGLRDVMMGTARLRERVVEPLLGDAYDYIIVDCPASRGKLNDNALYATQNMILPLRPESGALSGLEKTVRRLIQPAREHFDLEVLAVATTDLKDRLDHDRPTRQLIEALVRRDNLRKKLPNFAYVDPAFFDAVDAGEWDDDLPKPGIRHRDVIDRALRENMPVRDLDPSCDQLECYGELAEIVETGEVVRRE from the coding sequence ATGGATACAGAACCACGCGCAGTCTCCCTCGTCGTCCTCAAGGGCGGCGTCGGAAAGTCAACGACCAGTATCAATCTCGTGCGGGAACTTGCAAACCGCGGCCACGACGCGCTCCTCGTCGACCTTGACCCGAACGGACATTCGACAACGAGCCTCGGGCTCGGTGAGGTGTTTTACGCCGACGAGCACATCGGCGACGTCTTGCTCGATAGCGGTGACGCCGATCCGAGTGATGTCATCGTCGATTCGGGGTACGAGTTCGACGTGCTCCCGAGTAACGACCAGATCGAGGACGTCGAGCAGGGACTCCGTGACGTGATGATGGGAACCGCTCGGCTTCGCGAGCGCGTCGTCGAGCCACTCCTCGGCGACGCGTACGACTACATTATCGTCGACTGTCCCGCATCGAGAGGCAAATTGAACGATAACGCGCTGTATGCGACTCAGAACATGATACTTCCACTCCGACCCGAGAGCGGTGCGCTCTCAGGATTAGAAAAGACCGTACGTCGACTCATCCAGCCCGCTCGCGAGCATTTCGACCTCGAGGTACTCGCAGTGGCGACCACGGATTTGAAAGACCGGCTCGACCACGACCGTCCGACGCGGCAGCTCATCGAAGCGCTCGTCCGTCGCGACAACCTGCGAAAGAAGCTCCCGAACTTCGCGTACGTCGACCCGGCGTTTTTCGACGCCGTCGATGCCGGTGAGTGGGACGACGACCTCCCGAAGCCCGGGATTCGACATCGAGATGTGATAGATCGGGCGCTTCGTGAGAACATGCCCGTCCGCGACCTGGACCCGTCGTGTGACCAGTTGGAGTGCTACGGCGAGCTCGCGGAGATCGTCGAGACCGGGGAGGTGGTGCGCCGTGAGTGA
- a CDS encoding type II toxin-antitoxin system HicA family toxin — MVTRDFSGEDIYKVLVNVGNFSHVRTTGDHVILKWVPPEIHGSETRTVVVPLHDSVSIGTLRDIATDAGAQDFEEFCGWIDRNR, encoded by the coding sequence ATGGTCACGCGAGATTTCTCGGGTGAAGATATCTACAAAGTCTTGGTCAACGTCGGCAACTTCTCGCACGTCCGGACGACCGGCGACCACGTGATTCTCAAGTGGGTGCCGCCCGAGATCCACGGTTCTGAGACGCGGACCGTCGTCGTTCCGCTGCACGATTCGGTGAGCATCGGGACGTTGCGTGACATCGCAACAGACGCCGGTGCGCAGGATTTCGAGGAGTTCTGCGGGTGGATCGACCGTAACCGATGA
- a CDS encoding type II toxin-antitoxin system HicB family antitoxin, with product MAQSSDATDADAPTREIRLVENPDGQWTARDLDVGVSAQGESRTAALDALDAVVAAVRGEGGHEPTDDELRALGIEPEAARSSGELPDVLK from the coding sequence ATGGCACAGTCGAGTGACGCGACCGACGCCGACGCGCCGACGCGCGAAATTCGCCTCGTCGAGAATCCCGACGGGCAATGGACTGCTCGGGACCTCGATGTGGGTGTGAGCGCGCAGGGCGAGTCCCGGACTGCAGCACTCGATGCACTCGACGCAGTCGTCGCCGCAGTTCGTGGCGAAGGAGGCCACGAACCCACCGACGACGAACTCCGCGCGCTCGGCATCGAGCCCGAAGCCGCACGCTCTTCAGGCGAACTCCCCGATGTACTGAAATAA